A genome region from Sebastes umbrosus isolate fSebUmb1 chromosome 22, fSebUmb1.pri, whole genome shotgun sequence includes the following:
- the LOC119481834 gene encoding broad substrate specificity ATP-binding cassette transporter ABCG2-like isoform X3, protein MSETVVELGLNGNSKHQSAGSSQSRHGATVSFHNIDYKVTQGGSCVSRKKGTTKNILVDLNGLMKPGLNAIMGPTGSGKSSFLDVLAARKDPAGLSGEVLIDGAPQPPNFKCLSGYVVQDDVVMGTLTVRENFTFSAALRLPTSISQEVKDQKVNTLIQELGLSRVADSRVGTPLIRGISGGERKRTNIGMELIIDPSVLFLDEPTTGLDASTANSVMLLLKRMANKGRTIILSIHQPRYSIYRLFDSLTLLIDGKQVYNGPAQSALDYFSDIGYTCEPHNNPADFFLDIINGDSTAVSLNKEDPDLDSVLVSRQGIADELVERYRNCNYFKQTKADLERINHGEPKTKTSTSRTITYTTGFFTQFRWVLKRTFLNLMLNPQTSIAQLAVTLFLAVIVGAIFFGAKEDASGMQNRFGALFFIAVNQCFSSLSSAELFISERKLFIHEYISGYYRVSVYFLCKILSNIITLRTLPAFIFAGVSYFMIGLKPEVGAFFTFLLTVILIAYAATAMALAISADQTVVAIANIYMTIACVFMMIFAGLLVNLPSIVSWLAWLKYLSIPRYGLAGLQANEFTGLNFCPELNSTAGLMCTGEQFLEQQGVDYSTWGLWQNHIALASMTVIFLTITYLKLRFIRKFT, encoded by the exons TGGGCTCATGAAGCCGGGCCTGAACGCCATCATGGGCCCGACGGGAAGCGGGAAGTCATC GTTCTTGGATGTTTTGGCGGCCAGGAAGGACCCTGCAGGTCTGTCAGGAGAAGTCTTGATCGACGGAGCTCCTCAGCCTCCAAACTTCAAGTGTCTGTCTGGATACGTGGTGCAG GACGACGTGGTGATGGGAACTCTGACGGTCAGAGAGAACTTCACCTTCTCCGCGGCGCTGCGACTCCCGACGTCCATCTCTCAGGAGGTGAAAGATCAAAAAGTCAACACGTTGATCCAGGAGCTGGGACTGAGTCGAGTGGCCGACTCCAGG gtgGGCACTCCGCTGATTCGTGGGATCTCCGGCGgcgagaggaagaggacgaaCATCGGCATGGAGCTGATCATCGACCCGTCCGTCCTCTTCCTGGACGAGCCGACCACCGGCCTCGACGCCAGCACCGCCAACTCTGTGATGCTGCTGCTCAAGAG GATGGCAAACAAAGGTCGCACCATCATCCTCTCCATCCACCAGCCTCGCTACTCCATCTACCGCCTGTTCGACAGCCTCACGCTGCTGATCGACGGAAAACAG GTTTACAACGGCCCGGCTCAGAGCGCACTGGATTATTTCTCAGACATCG GATACACCTGTGAACCCCACAACAACCCTGCTGACTTCTTCTTGGACATCATTAATGGAGACTCAACCGCAGTCTCCCTCAACAAAGAAG ATCCAGATTTAGACTCGGTGTTGGTGTCCAGACAGGGGATCGCGGATGAACTCGTAGAGAGATATAGAAACTGCAACTACTTCAAACAGACCAAAGCAGACCTGG aaaGGATCAATCATGGTGAGCCGAAGACCAAAACCTCGACCTCCAGAACCATCACCTACACCACCGGCTTCTTCACCCAGTTCAGATGGGTTCTCAAGAGAACGTTCCTCAACCTCATGCTCAACCCTCAGACCTCCATTGCTCAG TTAGCAGTGACCTTGTTCCTCGCTGTGATCGTAGGAGCCATTTTCTTTGGCGCCAAGGAGGATGCCAGTGGAATGCAGAACAG gttCGGCGCTCTCTTCTTCATCGCTGTGAATCAGTGTTTCAGCTCGCTGTCGTCTGCTGAACTCTTCATCTCAGAGAGGAAGCTCTTCAT TCACGAGTACATCAGCGGTTACTATAGGGTGTCCGTGTACTTCCTGTGTAAGATCCTgtctaacatcatcacactgagGACACTCCCCGCCTTCATCTTCGCCGGCGTGTCGTACTTCATGATTG GTCTGAAGCCAGAAGTCGGAGCCTTCTTCACCTTCCTGCTCACCGTGATTCTGATCGCCTACGCCGCCACCGCCATGGCTCTGGCCATCTCAGCCGACCAGACTGTGGTGGCCATCGCCAACATCTACATGACCATCGCTTGCGTCTTCATGATG ATCTTTGCAGGTTTGCTGGTGAATCTTCCCTCCATCGTCAGCTGGCTCGCTTGGTTGAAATACTTAAGTATACCACGATATGGCTTAGCT gGTCTGCAGGCTAATGAGTTTACTGGGCTGAACTTCTGTCCAGAGTTAAACAGCACAGCTGGACTCAT GTGTACGGGGGAGCAATTCCTGGAGCAGCAGGGTGTCGATTACTCCACCTGGGGCCTCTGGCAGAACCACATCGCTCTGGCCAGCATGACCGTCATCTTCCTCACCATCACTTACCTTAAACTGCGCTTCATCAGGAAGTTCACCTAG